A stretch of the Bacteroidota bacterium genome encodes the following:
- the lpdA gene encoding dihydrolipoyl dehydrogenase produces the protein MSYDLIVVGSGPGGYVAAIRASQLGLKTAIIERENLGGICLNWGCIPTKALLKSAQVFEYLNHASDYGITVKGGEADFPAVVKRSRDVADGMSKGVQFLMKKNKIDVITGTGKIKAGKKVDVTADGKTTTYEAKHIIIATGARSRVLPNLPQDGKKIIGYREALTLPKMPKSMVVVGSGAIGSEFAYFYATMGTKVTLVEFLPSIVPVEDAEVSKQLERSFKKMGIDVMTEANVESVDTKGGDCKVKIKTKAGEKIVEAEIVLSAVGIQANIENLGLEETGIATDKGKILTNPFYQTNIPGYYAIGDCVGGQALAHVASAEGIICVEKIAGHHPEPLDYNNIPGCTYCQPEIASVGMTEAKAKEAGKEIKIGKFPFSASGKASAAGAKDGFVKLIFDAKYGELLGAHMIGANVTEMIAEIVAIRKLETTGHELIKTVHPHPTMSEAIMEAAAAAYGEVIHM, from the coding sequence ATGAGTTACGATTTAATAGTAGTAGGAAGCGGTCCCGGTGGTTATGTGGCTGCAATCAGAGCATCACAATTAGGCTTAAAAACAGCCATCATTGAACGCGAAAACCTAGGAGGTATTTGTTTAAATTGGGGATGTATCCCAACCAAAGCCTTATTAAAAAGTGCACAGGTATTTGAATATTTAAATCATGCTTCAGACTACGGAATTACTGTAAAAGGCGGAGAAGCCGATTTCCCTGCGGTTGTAAAACGCAGTAGAGATGTGGCTGACGGAATGAGCAAAGGTGTTCAATTTTTGATGAAAAAGAATAAAATTGATGTCATTACCGGAACTGGAAAAATCAAAGCAGGTAAAAAAGTAGATGTAACTGCCGATGGTAAAACGACTACTTATGAAGCAAAACATATTATTATAGCAACGGGTGCACGTTCACGCGTATTGCCAAACCTTCCGCAAGATGGTAAAAAAATTATTGGATACCGTGAGGCATTAACGTTACCGAAAATGCCAAAATCAATGGTTGTTGTTGGTTCAGGTGCAATTGGAAGTGAGTTTGCATACTTTTATGCGACCATGGGAACGAAAGTTACCTTGGTAGAATTCCTGCCAAGCATTGTTCCTGTTGAAGACGCAGAAGTGTCGAAACAATTGGAGCGTTCATTCAAAAAAATGGGGATTGATGTGATGACGGAAGCAAATGTGGAAAGTGTGGATACAAAAGGAGGAGATTGCAAAGTAAAAATCAAAACAAAAGCTGGCGAAAAAATTGTTGAAGCAGAAATCGTTTTATCTGCCGTAGGAATTCAAGCAAACATTGAAAACTTAGGTTTAGAAGAAACTGGAATTGCAACCGACAAAGGAAAAATTTTAACAAATCCGTTTTACCAAACAAACATCCCCGGATATTATGCCATTGGTGATTGTGTTGGCGGACAAGCCTTGGCACATGTTGCATCAGCAGAAGGAATTATTTGTGTAGAAAAAATTGCTGGACACCATCCAGAACCATTAGATTATAATAACATTCCGGGATGTACCTATTGCCAACCAGAAATTGCATCAGTAGGTATGACCGAAGCAAAAGCAAAAGAAGCAGGCAAAGAAATTAAGATTGGTAAATTCCCATTTTCTGCTAGCGGTAAAGCAAGTGCTGCCGGTGCAAAAGATGGATTTGTGAAGTTAATTTTTGATGCAAAATATGGTGAATTATTAGGAGCGCATATGATTGGTGCGAATGTTACCGAAATGATTGCTGAAATTGTAGCAATCCGTAAATTGGAAACAACCGGTCATGAATTAATCAAAACGGTTCACCCGCATCCAACCATGAGTGAAGCCATTATGGAAGCCGCTGCTGCTGCTTATGGTGAAGTGATTCACATGTAA
- a CDS encoding ABC transporter ATPase, producing MTSHKHMPADARLWVYQSNRILSDAEVKAIEEEGLKFISDWAAHGASLKASFDVLHHLFVVIAVDEKQALASGCSIDKSVHFIKELEQKLNLNLFDRMQVAYRTSNEINVCKLSEFEKLAAQGLVNESTIVFNNMVTSKAAFDSEWEVPLKQSWQNRVLA from the coding sequence ATGACGAGCCACAAACATATGCCAGCCGATGCCCGTTTATGGGTGTATCAAAGCAATCGTATTTTATCGGATGCTGAGGTGAAGGCGATTGAAGAAGAAGGATTAAAATTTATTTCAGATTGGGCCGCACATGGCGCCAGCTTAAAGGCCAGTTTTGATGTGTTACATCATTTATTTGTTGTAATAGCTGTAGATGAAAAACAAGCGTTGGCAAGCGGTTGTAGTATTGATAAATCCGTACACTTTATCAAAGAATTGGAACAGAAATTAAATTTAAACCTCTTTGATCGTATGCAAGTGGCATATCGAACTTCCAATGAAATTAATGTATGCAAGCTGTCGGAATTTGAAAAACTGGCAGCCCAAGGTTTAGTAAACGAATCAACGATTGTTTTCAATAATATGGTTACTTCTAAAGCTGCATTCGATTCAGAATGGGAAGTGCCATTAAAGCAGAGCTGGCAAAACAGAGTTTTGGCTTAG
- a CDS encoding glycosyltransferase family 2 protein, with the protein MKLTVVIVNYNVQHFLEQCLHSVRKASKNVSTEIFVVDNNSVDGSVNMVKEKFPEVQLIENKKNTGFSFANNQAMRIAKGEYVLLLNPDTVVEEDTFEKVVGFMDTHLDAGGLGVKMLDGKGNFLPESKRGLPTPSVAFYKIFGFSRLFPKSKTFGKYHLGFLDKDKTHAVEILSGAFMLMRKTTLDKVGLLDETFFMYGEDIDLSYRIILGGYKNYYFPETRIIHYKGESTKKSSINYVFVFYKAMVIFANKHFSQNNAKLFSFLINIAIYLRAGAAIFIRFLKSIALPAFDFTLIMTGLLLIKDYYEKI; encoded by the coding sequence ATGAAGTTAACAGTCGTAATTGTCAATTACAACGTTCAACATTTTTTAGAGCAATGCCTACATTCAGTTCGCAAAGCTTCAAAAAATGTATCGACTGAAATTTTCGTAGTCGACAACAACTCTGTTGACGGCTCCGTGAACATGGTGAAAGAAAAGTTTCCGGAAGTTCAACTAATAGAAAACAAAAAAAACACCGGATTTTCCTTTGCAAACAATCAAGCCATGCGCATTGCAAAAGGTGAATACGTTTTATTATTAAATCCGGATACCGTTGTTGAAGAAGATACATTTGAAAAAGTAGTCGGATTTATGGATACACATCTGGATGCGGGTGGATTAGGTGTAAAAATGCTGGATGGGAAAGGAAATTTCCTACCGGAATCAAAACGCGGACTGCCTACTCCATCGGTTGCCTTTTATAAAATCTTCGGATTTTCTCGTTTATTCCCAAAGTCAAAAACATTCGGAAAATATCACCTCGGCTTTTTAGATAAAGATAAAACGCATGCGGTAGAAATTCTTTCCGGAGCATTTATGCTCATGCGTAAAACCACACTCGATAAAGTTGGTTTATTGGATGAGACCTTTTTTATGTATGGAGAAGATATTGATTTATCCTATCGTATTATTTTAGGCGGATACAAAAACTACTACTTCCCTGAAACCCGCATTATTCACTACAAAGGAGAAAGCACAAAAAAGAGCAGCATCAACTACGTATTTGTATTTTACAAAGCGATGGTCATTTTTGCCAACAAGCATTTTTCACAAAACAATGCAAAACTCTTTTCATTCTTAATCAATATCGCCATCTATTTAAGAGCCGGAGCAGCCATCTTTATCCGTTTTCTTAAATCCATTGCATTACCGGCATTCGACTTTACATTGATAATGACCGGCTTATTATTAATCAAAGATTATTACGAAAAAATATAA
- a CDS encoding MCE family protein, translating into MKLSKEVKVGIVTTLAIGCFIYGFNFLKGRDLFSSQRKFYAVYNNIDGLVEANPLMINGFKVGIVGKIVLANDTSTSVIVTLLLDNDVKVPRNSVAKVVSSDILGSKAVQLILGKGITYAESGDTLVSAQEDDLKTAVNKTIAPLQEKAVGLISSIDSVMVVVQQVFNESARQNLAKSFESIKLAITSLETTSYRLDTMVQSEKSKISSILSKVNTLATTLANNSDKLGNVINNFSNISDSIAKSNLTSAINNADVALGQASQIMTKINSGQGTMGMLINNDSLYRKLDKSSEDLDKLLKDLRINPERYVRISVFGRKDRNKPKD; encoded by the coding sequence GTGAAACTATCAAAAGAAGTAAAAGTCGGAATTGTCACCACCTTAGCCATTGGATGTTTTATTTATGGCTTTAATTTTCTAAAAGGAAGGGATTTGTTTTCTTCTCAGCGCAAATTCTATGCAGTCTACAATAATATTGATGGATTGGTAGAGGCAAATCCTTTAATGATTAATGGATTTAAAGTTGGGATTGTAGGGAAAATTGTTTTGGCGAATGATACTTCTACAAGCGTAATTGTTACCCTGTTGCTTGATAATGATGTAAAAGTTCCTCGTAATTCTGTTGCAAAGGTGGTTAGCTCCGACATCTTAGGTTCCAAAGCGGTTCAATTAATACTTGGCAAGGGAATCACTTATGCCGAAAGTGGTGATACATTGGTTTCCGCTCAGGAAGACGATTTAAAAACCGCAGTAAATAAAACCATTGCTCCATTGCAAGAAAAAGCAGTAGGTTTAATTTCTTCTATTGATTCGGTAATGGTGGTTGTACAACAAGTTTTTAATGAAAGTGCACGTCAAAATCTTGCGAAAAGTTTTGAGAGCATTAAGTTGGCCATTACTTCCTTGGAAACAACTTCATACCGATTAGATACAATGGTGCAAAGTGAGAAAAGCAAAATCTCAAGCATTCTGTCGAAAGTAAATACATTGGCTACTACACTTGCAAACAATAGTGATAAGTTAGGAAATGTGATTAATAATTTTTCAAACATAAGCGATTCCATTGCGAAATCAAATTTGACTTCTGCTATCAATAATGCGGATGTAGCTTTGGGACAAGCCTCTCAGATTATGACGAAAATAAACAGTGGGCAAGGGACAATGGGGATGTTAATCAACAATGATAGCTTGTATCGCAAATTGGATAAATCATCTGAAGATTTAGATAAATTGTTAAAAGATTTAAGAATCAATCCTGAACGTTATGTTCGTATTTCTGTATTTGGTCGGAAGGATAGGAATAAACCTAAAGATTAG
- a CDS encoding tetratricopeptide repeat protein has protein sequence MKKTLLLLSILVLSFTFATAQSNPLDKKLDKVKDLIKKEKYEDAETYLVKVLDENPGFGDGWDLLSKLRYKSYKDAKATDNLFNNMTITTKDKDGNEIKDDSLANSVMELMNKIKPSKRAFNKYIYTMKKALLTSTDATGCSIILRNYFVDEEIDSVVSKKAIKYFNDAEEEFGKKNYEKAAKAYKRAIEEQPNFYKASLYLGDCYYFMGNYVEAIKYFKEASQKFPNQLEPRKYLVDAYAKEGLYPNCLDEAILVTAVYPDLNMFEKLDDAAYLNNKKIDIKWTPRGCFPNKIKDTTNTDFNEYVDDKKQATKEPWTHYENALNKISKDCDANGFINNSTLTKTKYLEVFSWEEMLKNSNDSSLEEAKRMQKDGYLDCYVLVTCYHIDFYEQYKDFAAKNKDKIIAYYNKYIIAK, from the coding sequence ATGAAAAAAACACTCCTTTTACTAAGCATTTTAGTGCTTTCTTTCACTTTTGCGACAGCACAATCAAATCCGCTGGACAAAAAACTCGACAAAGTGAAAGACCTCATCAAAAAAGAAAAATACGAAGATGCAGAAACTTATTTGGTTAAGGTCTTAGATGAGAATCCGGGATTCGGAGATGGCTGGGATTTATTATCTAAACTCAGATACAAGTCCTACAAGGATGCTAAAGCAACTGACAATTTGTTTAATAACATGACCATTACCACCAAAGATAAAGATGGTAATGAAATCAAAGATGACTCGTTGGCGAACTCAGTAATGGAACTAATGAATAAAATCAAGCCTTCCAAAAGAGCTTTTAACAAATACATCTATACGATGAAAAAAGCACTACTTACTTCCACCGATGCCACGGGATGCAGTATCATTTTAAGGAATTATTTTGTGGATGAAGAAATTGATTCGGTTGTTAGCAAAAAAGCGATTAAGTATTTCAATGATGCGGAAGAAGAGTTTGGCAAAAAAAACTATGAAAAGGCTGCAAAAGCCTATAAAAGAGCGATTGAAGAACAACCTAATTTTTACAAAGCTAGCTTATACTTAGGTGATTGCTATTATTTTATGGGGAATTATGTAGAAGCAATTAAATATTTTAAAGAAGCTTCTCAAAAGTTTCCGAATCAATTGGAACCCAGAAAATATTTGGTGGATGCATATGCCAAAGAAGGTTTGTACCCAAACTGCTTAGATGAAGCCATCTTAGTAACTGCTGTTTATCCCGACTTAAACATGTTTGAAAAACTGGATGATGCAGCTTACTTAAACAACAAAAAGATTGACATCAAATGGACTCCCAGAGGTTGCTTCCCCAACAAAATAAAAGACACCACAAACACCGATTTTAATGAGTATGTGGATGACAAAAAACAAGCCACCAAAGAGCCGTGGACACATTATGAAAATGCACTTAACAAAATAAGCAAAGATTGTGATGCAAATGGATTTATTAATAACTCTACACTCACAAAAACAAAATACTTGGAAGTATTCAGCTGGGAAGAAATGTTAAAAAATAGCAATGACAGCTCTTTAGAGGAAGCGAAACGAATGCAAAAAGACGGCTATCTTGATTGTTATGTATTAGTTACTTGCTATCACATCGACTTTTACGAACAGTACAAAGATTTTGCGGCAAAAAATAAGGATAAAATTATTGCCTATTATAACAAATACATAATTGCAAAATAA
- a CDS encoding LPS-assembly protein LptD: protein MLITATSSAFVMNALPVDTIVKTIDTVPQKKEGKPFLEEKVIYSATDSMLIDRANQKAYLYNNALVIYDGLNLKAGYIEIDFKNNVVYATTMKDSAGKDIQKPVFEQGADKFTAGKITYNFNTKKGKIVDVITQQGEGYIHGRDIKKDTNNVYYVGHGKYTTCDLEHPHFYIGAKKIKVIPDDKIVTGPAVLYLADIPTPLAIPFGYFPNKKGRASGILMPTYGESLNFGFFLKDGGFYFGMNEYVDLALRGDVYSNGGFGAKAASSYKKRYRYNGGLSINYSRIIEGDKELPNSITRNDFFVRWNHQQDPKSRPNSRFSANVNAGSSSYNKYNGNVTGDYLSNTFQSNISYSKSFSGTPFNFSANARHSQNTITKKVDVSLPELALNMNRIYPFKGKNSVGTKWYDKIGLSATANARNDINTYDTLLFTDRTLRQMKNGVRFTMPISTSFNVLKYFTLTPTINTASNIYFETIQKRYDPNINYVFTDTIVGAKMANDFSVSTGLSTRLYGDYFFRTKRLKQIRHVATPH from the coding sequence TTGTTAATAACTGCAACGAGCTCGGCATTTGTAATGAATGCTTTGCCTGTTGATACCATTGTAAAAACAATCGATACTGTTCCGCAAAAAAAGGAGGGCAAACCCTTTCTTGAGGAAAAAGTAATCTACAGCGCTACCGATTCTATGCTCATCGACCGAGCTAATCAAAAAGCATACCTTTATAATAATGCGTTAGTAATTTATGATGGATTGAATCTAAAAGCGGGTTATATTGAGATTGATTTCAAAAACAATGTTGTATATGCCACCACGATGAAAGATAGCGCTGGCAAAGACATTCAGAAGCCGGTATTTGAACAGGGAGCTGATAAATTTACAGCCGGAAAAATCACCTATAACTTTAATACGAAGAAAGGAAAGATTGTAGATGTGATTACCCAGCAAGGCGAAGGTTACATCCATGGACGAGATATAAAGAAAGACACCAACAATGTGTATTATGTAGGGCACGGAAAATATACTACCTGCGATTTGGAGCATCCCCATTTTTATATCGGAGCTAAAAAAATAAAAGTAATTCCGGATGATAAAATTGTAACAGGTCCGGCTGTACTTTATTTAGCAGACATCCCTACCCCTTTGGCTATTCCTTTTGGATACTTCCCAAACAAAAAAGGCAGAGCCTCCGGTATATTAATGCCTACCTATGGTGAATCACTCAACTTCGGATTCTTTTTGAAAGACGGAGGATTTTACTTTGGAATGAACGAATATGTTGATTTGGCGCTGAGAGGCGATGTTTATTCCAATGGTGGTTTCGGAGCAAAAGCAGCAAGCAGTTATAAAAAGCGCTATCGCTATAATGGAGGATTAAGTATCAATTATTCTCGCATCATTGAGGGCGACAAAGAATTACCAAATTCCATCACTCGCAACGACTTTTTTGTACGATGGAATCATCAGCAAGATCCAAAATCAAGACCGAACAGTCGTTTTTCCGCCAATGTAAATGCAGGAAGTAGTTCCTATAACAAATACAACGGAAATGTAACAGGCGATTATTTATCCAATACTTTTCAATCGAATATTTCGTATTCCAAATCCTTTTCCGGAACACCCTTTAATTTTTCAGCGAATGCACGACACAGTCAAAATACCATTACAAAAAAGGTTGATGTCAGCTTACCCGAATTGGCTTTAAATATGAATCGTATTTATCCCTTCAAAGGCAAAAATAGTGTAGGTACAAAATGGTATGATAAAATTGGTTTGAGTGCAACCGCCAATGCCAGAAACGATATCAATACCTATGATACGTTGTTGTTTACTGACCGTACCTTGCGACAAATGAAAAACGGTGTTCGATTTACAATGCCCATCAGCACCTCTTTTAATGTGTTGAAGTATTTCACATTAACACCCACCATTAATACCGCTAGCAATATTTATTTTGAAACCATTCAAAAAAGATACGACCCGAATATTAATTATGTTTTTACAGATACAATTGTTGGAGCAAAAATGGCAAATGATTTTAGTGTATCCACCGGATTAAGTACTCGTTTGTATGGCGATTACTTTTTCAGAACCAAACGCCTAAAACAAATACGACACGTTGCTACCCCACATTAA
- a CDS encoding RidA family protein produces MKKIITSKNAPAPIGPYSHAVQFGNMLFVSGQVGKHPVTGELMLADIKTETTQVMENVKGILTDAGMDFTNIVKTTIFLTDMNNFASVNEVYGSYFKGDYPARETVQVSKLPLNVNVEISVTAIK; encoded by the coding sequence ATGAAAAAAATTATTACATCAAAAAATGCACCGGCACCAATTGGGCCATATAGTCATGCGGTACAATTCGGCAATATGTTATTCGTGAGCGGACAAGTAGGAAAACATCCAGTAACTGGAGAGTTGATGCTTGCGGATATTAAAACAGAAACCACACAAGTAATGGAAAACGTAAAAGGCATTTTAACCGATGCCGGAATGGATTTTACCAATATTGTGAAAACGACCATCTTTTTAACGGACATGAACAATTTTGCTTCAGTAAATGAAGTATACGGTTCTTATTTCAAGGGTGATTATCCTGCGAGAGAAACGGTGCAAGTATCGAAACTTCCGTTGAATGTAAATGTAGAAATTAGTGTAACAGCGATTAAGTAA
- a CDS encoding methyltransferase domain-containing protein has translation MKLHKSLVSAVIETLQQIFVQGVYADKAVEQVLKQNSRWGSRDRRFIAENVYEMVRWWRFLVHTLDKGDGTDTPHYYELFAAWQLLKEVELPDWEEFKGIEKTHILKNAEQVKKTRKYRESIPDWLDEVATRELGETVWEKEIHELNKEAQVVLRVNTLKTNSVQLKHLLAEQSIETFPVGDYPDALVLVKRQNLQNLTEYKQGLFEIQDASSQLIAPFLDLKEGMTVIDACAGAGGKSLHMAAMINNTGNIISMDVEERKLLELKKRADRGGVRIIKTQLINDAALLKLKNTADRLLLDVPCTGLGVIRRNPDAKWKLSLEFIEGITKTQQQILQNYSQLLKPGGVMVYATCSILPSENQRQVETFLEKNKNFELIEDRKILPSEGFDGFYMAKLKKND, from the coding sequence ATGAAACTCCACAAATCGCTTGTAAGTGCTGTCATTGAAACCCTTCAACAAATTTTTGTACAGGGTGTTTATGCGGATAAGGCTGTAGAACAAGTACTCAAACAAAATTCACGCTGGGGCTCACGCGACAGACGATTTATTGCCGAAAATGTATACGAAATGGTACGTTGGTGGCGGTTTTTGGTGCACACGCTTGATAAAGGAGATGGAACAGATACCCCACATTATTATGAATTGTTTGCTGCCTGGCAATTATTGAAGGAAGTTGAACTACCAGATTGGGAAGAGTTTAAAGGAATAGAGAAGACTCATATTCTGAAAAATGCGGAACAGGTAAAAAAAACGCGAAAATATCGGGAATCTATACCGGATTGGTTGGATGAAGTAGCCACACGAGAGTTAGGGGAAACTGTTTGGGAAAAAGAAATTCATGAATTAAATAAGGAAGCACAAGTTGTACTTCGTGTAAACACCTTAAAAACAAATTCGGTTCAATTAAAACATTTATTAGCCGAACAATCTATTGAAACATTTCCTGTTGGCGATTATCCGGATGCATTGGTATTGGTGAAACGACAAAATTTACAAAACCTAACTGAATACAAACAAGGTTTGTTTGAAATTCAAGATGCCTCTTCTCAATTAATCGCTCCTTTTTTGGATTTGAAAGAAGGAATGACAGTGATTGATGCTTGTGCAGGAGCGGGAGGGAAATCCTTACACATGGCGGCAATGATAAACAATACCGGAAACATCATTTCAATGGATGTGGAAGAACGCAAATTACTGGAACTGAAAAAACGTGCAGATAGAGGAGGGGTGCGTATTATTAAAACACAATTAATTAATGATGCAGCGCTTTTAAAATTAAAAAATACGGCCGATCGGTTGTTGTTAGATGTGCCTTGCACCGGGCTGGGCGTGATTCGCAGAAACCCAGATGCAAAATGGAAGTTGAGTTTGGAGTTTATCGAAGGAATTACAAAAACACAGCAACAGATTCTTCAAAATTATTCTCAACTTTTGAAACCGGGTGGTGTTATGGTTTATGCAACCTGTAGTATTTTGCCAAGCGAGAATCAGCGACAAGTAGAAACCTTTTTGGAGAAAAATAAAAATTTCGAGTTGATTGAAGATCGAAAGATCCTACCGAGTGAAGGTTTTGATGGGTTTTATATGGCGAAGCTGAAAAAAAATGATTGA
- the recR gene encoding recombination protein RecR: protein MNFSSKLIEEAVNEFSKLPGVGKRTALRFVLHLMKQDAAEVNKFGGAFIKLRNELRYCEKCHNVSDKPLCEVCVNPHRDNSVICVVEDIRDVMAIENTQQYRGVYHVLGGIISPMDGIGPSDLNIETLVKKATSGEIKEVIMALSTTMEGDTTNFYIYKRLKEFNVTVSTIARGISIGDELEYADEVTLGRSIVNRTLYENSLSFK, encoded by the coding sequence ATGAACTTCTCCTCAAAACTAATCGAAGAAGCTGTAAACGAATTTAGTAAGTTGCCCGGGGTGGGAAAACGTACTGCGTTGCGCTTTGTGTTGCATTTAATGAAACAAGATGCAGCTGAAGTGAACAAATTTGGCGGTGCCTTTATTAAGCTCCGTAACGAACTCCGTTATTGCGAAAAATGCCACAATGTTTCAGACAAACCTTTGTGCGAAGTTTGTGTGAACCCACACAGAGATAACAGCGTTATTTGTGTTGTAGAAGATATCCGCGATGTGATGGCCATTGAGAACACCCAACAATATCGTGGCGTTTATCACGTTTTAGGTGGAATTATTTCTCCAATGGATGGAATTGGTCCAAGTGACTTGAATATCGAAACGCTTGTTAAAAAGGCAACCTCCGGAGAAATCAAAGAAGTGATAATGGCTTTAAGCACAACTATGGAAGGCGATACAACCAATTTTTATATCTATAAACGGTTAAAAGAATTCAATGTAACAGTGTCCACCATTGCCCGTGGAATTTCAATTGGCGATGAATTGGAATATGCAGATGAAGTAACGCTTGGTCGTTCTATTGTCAATCGTACACTCTACGAAAACTCCTTATCATTCAAATGA
- a CDS encoding (Fe-S)-binding protein has translation MSEQLSVPTMADYLAKGESPEILFWVGCAGSFDDRAKKITKAIVKILNHANVKFAVLGTEESCTGDPAKRAGNEFLFQMQAMNNITVLNGYEVKKIVTGCPHCFNTLKNEYPALGGSYEVIHHTQLLQDLLNSGRIKIEGGSFKGKKITFHDPCYLGRANDVYEAPRSVMINLDAELLEMKRSKANGLCCGAGGAQMFKEAEKGNKEVNIERSEEALALNPDVIAVGCPFCNTMMTDGVKHFNKENTVKVLDVAELIAQAKDL, from the coding sequence ATGAGCGAGCAATTGAGTGTACCAACAATGGCCGATTATTTGGCAAAAGGAGAATCTCCTGAAATTTTATTTTGGGTAGGTTGTGCCGGTAGTTTTGACGACCGAGCAAAAAAAATCACCAAAGCAATTGTTAAGATATTAAACCATGCGAATGTAAAATTTGCAGTTTTGGGTACAGAAGAAAGTTGTACTGGAGATCCTGCAAAACGTGCTGGCAATGAATTTTTGTTTCAAATGCAAGCCATGAACAACATTACGGTGTTGAATGGGTATGAAGTGAAAAAGATTGTTACTGGTTGTCCTCATTGCTTTAATACGTTGAAAAATGAATATCCAGCCTTGGGAGGAAGTTATGAGGTTATTCATCATACACAATTGTTGCAAGACTTATTAAACAGCGGAAGAATAAAAATTGAAGGCGGAAGTTTTAAAGGAAAAAAAATCACATTCCACGATCCTTGTTACTTAGGTCGCGCGAACGATGTTTATGAAGCACCGCGTTCGGTAATGATAAATTTGGATGCAGAGTTGTTGGAGATGAAACGTTCTAAAGCCAATGGCTTATGTTGCGGAGCAGGCGGGGCACAAATGTTTAAAGAAGCGGAAAAAGGAAACAAAGAAGTGAATATTGAACGCAGTGAAGAAGCGTTGGCACTCAACCCTGATGTAATTGCTGTAGGTTGTCCGTTTTGCAATACAATGATGACGGATGGTGTGAAGCACTTTAATAAAGAAAATACAGTTAAAGTATTAGATGTTGCGGAGTTAATCGCTCAGGCAAAAGACTTATAA
- a CDS encoding phosphoheptose isomerase gives MKLIEKEENGQLISPVLPSNVKNYLIDIDGTVCDDIPNEQPERMATAALYPEALVTLNKWFDEGHIITFFTSRTEAHREVTEQWLKENGFKYHGLLMGKPRGGNYHWIDNHMVRATRYEGRFTDLIQKEVTIEVFEK, from the coding sequence ATGAAATTAATTGAAAAAGAAGAAAACGGACAATTGATTAGTCCGGTTTTGCCATCCAACGTAAAAAATTATTTAATTGATATTGACGGAACGGTGTGTGATGATATTCCGAATGAACAACCGGAACGAATGGCAACTGCTGCGCTCTATCCTGAAGCATTGGTTACGTTAAATAAATGGTTTGATGAAGGACATATCATTACTTTTTTTACTTCGCGAACAGAAGCACATCGTGAAGTAACGGAACAATGGTTAAAAGAGAATGGTTTTAAATATCATGGATTGTTGATGGGAAAACCGAGAGGTGGAAATTATCATTGGATCGATAATCACATGGTGAGAGCAACTCGATATGAAGGGCGATTTACAGATTTAATACAAAAGGAAGTTACTATAGAAGTTTTTGAAAAATAA